One stretch of Sardina pilchardus chromosome 17, fSarPil1.1, whole genome shotgun sequence DNA includes these proteins:
- the LOC134061682 gene encoding perforin-1-like yields MGVPVVTVMAAVCLTLISHTTQSCTRGSIRECKKAEFAPGSTLAGEGFDITKMQRTGVSVIDMSLWRGEDNTCLLCRNPYQEGKMQKVPLAVVDWRPSEECSVRVISTQHQSSESLMRSSTSSVENNWEAAVGLQANVGRGSLMLAGSKSKLADYSLEKMWDKFTFFSQKVFCSHYSYRVSNQAVLHPEFQRAVNLLPKKYTTENKQHFFKLIDTFGTHSMTKVTLGGMVQSVTSIRRCLASLQGLTVDEIQMCLNVEAEVSVGRRSHQAGTELKRCQAVKNKLEAKESISATIKDRFTEVVGGNTTERDTFQKWLSSVPGHPEVMSYSLDPLHELLPSNLPVRRELRKAIRHYILERGLWQHCPGPCVYGIKRDPEEPCVCSCDGDPGLGGDCCPTKRGLARVIITVVGTSGLWGDYTTATDAYVKVLNSQNMEIGRTPVIWDNDSPQWNMDFDLGYVILSQTSTVIEVWDEDSKWDDDLLGTCTINLMDLGRGGWTICGKIKIHSEIAVTCGPSLSGSSCSEYISSPVDGQHIQPIPEEILMKMGVFEDDELPPQLNVKNKGVHGRILPDSGQHNQLRRDSS; encoded by the exons ATGGGTGTTCCAGTCGTTACCGTTATGGCAGCTGTCTGTCTCACCCTCATATCCCACACCACCCAGTCGTGTACTAGAGGCTCCATACGTGAGTGCAAAAAGGCCGAGTTTGCCCCAGGGTCCACACTGGCCGGCGAGGGCTTCGACATCACCAAGATGCAGCGCACGGGAGTCTCTGTCATCGACATGAGCCTGTGGAGAGGTGAGGACAACACCTGCCTCCTGTGCAGGAACCCGTATCAAGAGGGCAAGATGCAGAAAGTCCCACTGGCAGTGGTGGACTGGAGACCCAGTGAAGAATGCAGTGTGAGGGTcatcagcacacagcaccaGTCCAGCGAGTCCCTGATGCGCTCCAGCACGTCCAGTGTGGAGAACAACTGGGAAGCTGCAGTAGGACTACAGGCCAACGTGGGGAGAGGCTCTTTGATGCTGGCTGGGTCCAAGTCAAAACTAGCTGATTACTCTTTGGAGAAAATGTGGGACAAATTCACATTCTTCAGTCAAAAGGTGTTCTGTAGCCACTACAG CTACAGGGTCTCCAACCAGGCCGTACTCCACCCAGAATTTCAGCGTGCAGTCAATCTTCTCCCCAAGAAATACACCACTGAGAACAAACAACATTTCTTCAAGCTCATCGACACCTTTGGCACTCATTCCATGACAAAA GTGACTCTTGGTGGGATGGTGCAGTCGGTGACCAGCATCAGGAGGTGCTTGGCCTCCCTACAGGGCCTGACCGTGGATGAGATCCAGATGTGTCTGAATGTGGAGGCTGAAGTCAGTGTTGGGAGGAGATCCCATCAGGCAGGAACAGAGCTGAAGCGTTGTCAGGCGGTGAAGAACAAGTTAGAGGCGAAGGAAAGCATCTCTGCCACCATTAAGGACAG GTTCACAGAGGTCGTTGGTGGCAACACCACAGAGCGTGACACTTTCCAAAAGTGGCTCTCCTCCGTGCCTGGCCACCCAGAGGTGATGTCCTACTCACTGGATCCCCTCCATGAGCTGCTGCCCTCCAACCTTCCAGTGCGGAGAGAGCTGCGCAAAGCAATTAGACATTATATTCTAGAGAGGGGTCTCTGGCAACACTGCCCTGGGCCCTGCGTATATGGCATCAAAAGAGACCCGGAGGAGCCTTGTGTCTGCAGTTGTGATGGTGACCCTGGTTTAGGTGGTGACTGTTGTCCCACAAAACGTGGTCTTGCCCGGGTCATCATCACTGTAGTGGGGACTTCTGGTTTGTGGGGTGACTACACCACAGCTACTGATGCCTATGTGAAGGTGCTCAACTCTCAGAACATGGAAATTGGCAGAACCCCTGTGATATGGGACAACGACTCTCCTCAGTGGAACATGGACTTTGACCTGGGTTACGTCATCCTCTCCCAGACCAGCACAGTGATTGAGGTGTGGGATGAGGACAGCAAGTGGGATGACGACCTGCTCGGAACCTGCACTATCAACCTCATGGACCTCGGAAGAGGGGGATGGACCATCTGTGGGAAGATAAAGATCCACTCTGAAATTGCAGTGACCTGTGGCCCAAGCCTGAGTGGATCGTCCTGCTCTGAGTACATCAGCTCTCCCGTCGATGGTCAACATATCCAACCCATCCCAGAGGAGATACTGATGAAAATGGGAGTGTTTGAGGATGATGAACTCCCCCCACAGTTAAAT GTAAAGAATAAAGGGGTGCATGGCAGAATCCTGCCCGACTCTGGTCAGCACAATCAACTCCGGCGTGATTCTTCATGA